ATTTCTCGTAACTATTTGCAaggtagcattttaaaaataaaggaaaaacacgTAGTAGTTTCAATAGGCATTGATTAAAATGACAGTGGTCATTAATGTGATGTTGAAATAAGTAAGTGCAAGAAAAGACTTCTTTTCCAGTCTTCATTGCTAtgtttcttcaggaaaaaaaaaaaaaaacccatacattTCTGTACACTTAAGAGCATCTTAGCCATAGTTCTCAAACAATTGTTGAATTAAACTGAAAACTTCTGGGTTTATTTGAATTCTAGTCCTTAAacaacacataattttaaaataatggtgtaatatagagatttaaaaaatagtgtgtTCTGGGGAAAACTAGCAAGATGAGAAACAAACACCGAGTTACAGATCAATCTAGAATCACAAAGCTATGGCATTTCCTATACAGATAGAAAGCTTATTTCTAATGTTGTGTTAATGTACCAGTTACATCCACCTTGGCTATGCAAGTCAGTCTAGAGGCTGATTAAAGCATAGAACAGAGTACATTCGAATGGAATGTAGAACTGCGGAAAATCTGGGATAAAAAAACAATGGAACTAAAGATATATAGAAGCAGCACTTTGAGAACTCCCTGAGGTATAATCTGAGCCACTGCCACATTCTTATTTACAGCATTGATGAAGTGCTTATACTGTAAGGCTTTCAACAAATTTAAGTAAACATTTCTCTGGAGGAATTCACAGCCAAAGTAATGCCTAGAATTGGAATCACAGCATCTCTAAGTATTTACAAGACAGGAGGCTGGTGAACAGTTTACGACCTAAAGTATTATGCCAGTCATATTTTGCCATTTATACACCTATGGGTTATGAAATTAGGATTCCTGTTTCACATTATTGCAGtccttataatttttattgtttttaaccaGGGAACATACAACTTATCAACTTTGAGACAATCATCAAGGGGACTGATGTTTTCGATTACTGAGCAGTAATTGCAAGTTtcttaataaacattttgaaaatcattttcttctttagaagTACAACATTCACAAAACTCAGAATTGACTGAAGATAATGAATAAATTGTTCTCaaagcagaggaaaaagaaaaacaacatttaCAAAATTTATTATGTGTGACTCAGAACTGTATGATTATTCATGCTTACAATAAACAGAATAGCTgaaacatataatttttatctttaagtAGTGACAGTCACAATATTGGGAAAGACAACTCCACAGCGCATATGAAAACTTTGTTTTTCTACAGTCTTAAAATGAAGATTAATAATTTATCTGGATAATAGTTTCTACacactttttttccctgaaatattCAGATCTTTAAGTACCAGTGCCGTCCTTTCCCAAAACACACTTCATGAGTGAAGTGGAAACCTGATTTTTCAATGCCACTGGGGTCATTAAGAGCATTTTGGAAAGTTTTTCCGCACACGGAGAGCTTTGGTTTGGTGTTTACAGAACTACACGGTTTTACTGGACAAGACGCTCGGGAGAAACTGTGGAGAAGTCGCTTCTGAGGAAAACACAGAgttgtagaattaaaaaaataaagctgtttccgttcacaaatttaaaaaaagagattctgACTTTTCTCATTAATTCTACCAGAGGGAAGACAAAGTTTCGATCAGCTACAACCCTGGCAATAGCAAAGGGCGCTAAAAAGAGACAAAGTAACGGTCCCAGGCGCTCGGTGCTTTGAGGGAGAGCGAGTACTTGGGACTCGCGGGAGTGCGGTGGCTGGGGGCGTGGCCTAGGCCTGGGCCATGGGGGCGGGAGCGGGGCGTGGTCGAGGTGGGCTAGCCCTGAGGCTAGGGCCGAGGCCAGGCCTCAAGGGGCGTGTCAGGGGCGTGACCGAGGCGGGCTCGGGGGGTGGGGCTCGGGGGGGGCGCGGTGGGGCGGAGCCATCTTGCGCCTGCTAAGAGACCCGAGTCTGGCCGGAGCCTCTGACAGATTCCCTCAGATCGCTGTCATGTCGTTCACGCAGCGCGCGCCTCAGGTTGTGGAGCTCGGGGAGCCTGCTTCCCCTTTACCGCCTCCTGACGACCCTGATTCCCCACCACCCCGTAGTAAGCGGCCCCGTCTTGAGGAGCCCGGTGGTGTTTCTGAGGCGGGGTGGAGGCTGCCTTTGGTGCCTCGCTTGTCTGAGGCGGAAAAAGTCTGGGAGTCGTCGGCCAGACCCTTCAAGGCGCTCCTGGTTTCAGCTAAGGAGATTTTTGATAACTCCACAGACTCGCGTGTGGAGAAGTCTGTCGGTGAGAGGCAGATGTGTAATCTGGGATGCCGAAATAGCAGGTTTGAGATGAAGAGTTGTTTGTGGTCTCTCCCCTCACAAAGTTTTGATTCTGGTTTGAAGGCTTCTAGAACGTCTTGTGAACCAGGGCTGTATGACAGAGAGCCCTTCGGTGTGCATTGCAGTGATAGATCTGCAACAGAGGCTGGTCAGCTGCCCAACGCCTCTATACATGATGGACAGGCAATTAAAAACGAGGATGGAAAACGATATTTACTCCAGGGAAGAGACAATAGCCAGGAGGACAATAATTGcacaaaacagacagaaaattcatttttagATGTTACCTTTTACAAGGAAACCAAATCAACTTTTCATGATATTAAGAACAGATGTAAAGCTGACAGCGTTATGCcatcaaataaaaaagaaaatagcatttcAGCATCTACactaaaaatatcaaaatctCAAACCCAGCCCagcatggaaattggcaaacccAGCTATTTTAGAGATTGCAGCACGATAAGTATCCCTGAGTTTCCAACTGATTTAAATAGCAAAATGTCTTCTGtctatttaaaggaaataatgaagaaaaatgacaaaaatgaggCATGTGTGAGGGATTTCACAAACATTCACTGGTCCCAAAATAGATCTGATGTTAAGAAGCAAAAGTTACAGGATGATAAAAAAACTGTGgatgcagaaaatattttttctgaatgtTATGGAAGTAACCACCAGTCACTCAGCAACCAAAGTGTTCGTGCGAGAAAAAAAGACTTGATCAGTTTACACTACTATAATCACTGTAGTATCAAGTCTGATGCAATGGACTCTGCAAAGAATTTCACCATAaaactagaaaatgcaaattgGGAAGAGGCAGAAACAtgcctggacagctacatatctACCAGATCGGAAAAACTGAAAAGCTGGGACTGTaacattattttgagaaaaaataggaaaaattgtTGGATTATGGATAGTTACAAAACTAAAtgtgaaaatatgaaaacaactGGAGAAATATTGAATTTGCAGCCATTATTAGAAACAGATCTTTtaagcaaagaaaattatcacAATACAGAAGTCATGAAAACACATGAAGGAAAATCAGAGCCTCTCATGATAGAAACACTGGGTAGTCAAAAaactttaataaacattttttggttAAAAGGTAAAGGAGAAAACGATAATATGCTACAGTTGAGATGTTATACTACACAAAAAGACTTTCATTTAAgcagtatttttgaaaatttcattacaggaattttttatttccttaaaagtaTTTCAGGAaatcaaaaagataataatatCTTAACCTGGTATGGAATTTTGAAGTGTAAAAATCAAATTGATGTTCAAAATTTAATAACTGGGAATATGAATGTCAAtagaaataatgatattttaagcATATATTTACAAACCAGTGTTTTAGACCTTCTAAATACTATATTGAGAACCAACATAATAACATCTTTGCTCAATAACTTTGACTCTTTAACAATAATTGGAAATGATTCTAAATTAGAAGAGGGATGCATTTTCAAATGGGTAATATATTTGAATTATCCAAAAAACGTTACAGTGAAAAAACGTATCAGTTCCTCCAGTATGACGATTAAAAACATACACTTTCCAATTTttgaaacatatgaaaaaattccCCTTTTAATGGACTTTGATGACATCGATGAAATTTTTTTGACAAAAGAAATTAGTTACAAGAATAGGAGTCGTCCTGAACGACTCATGAGTGTGGGAAACTGGGTGCACTGTagtcctaaaactgttaaaaCACATGTTAAGTCTTGTCCTCAATTTTTACAGATccagaaatatattaataaaaaaactTATGAAATAAATATGCAGAACCAAGATTTATATtctgaaggaaaacaaaagcataatAAGATCaacagatttaattttaaatgcatatttgaaGATTTCTTCAATATTAAGCAACAGGCTTTACAGGCAAGCCACGACAAAAAACACAATGAACAAACCAATCTGACGACTATAACTCCGGTGCTAACTTTTGGGGACTTGATAAgtgaaattgaagaaaaaaaatatgacttAATTTTGAAGGAGGAAGTAAAAGTCACAGCACAAAGTTTAACAAACAGTTGCCAAGTTCATGAAGATATTAagatagaaaaggaagagaaaaagagtttTTATTCAACGGAAGGCATATTTTTTGTGCAACCAGTTTCATTAATGTGTAAGAAAGTAGGTGTGGAAGAAACTAAATATGTTAATCGAAATAATGTAGCTGACAGAAATGAATCTGAGAATATTTTTCAAGAAAGTGAGTTAGCTAATTCAAAGCATTTTCATCCAAAGAATGACTCTTCAGAATGTTTTAATCTTCAATTTGAAACTCATTTGAGTGTAGGGAACAATGAATGTTTTCAGGACTTATCTGCCAAGTGTTTATCAAGAGACGCTCTGACAATAGTAAACGATTTTGAGATGAAGAGTAAATTTGATTTAGTACTTGAAGAACTTCATATGTTTCATGAAATTAGTACGGAAAATGAAATTCTAAGCACTGTGGAAACCAACAATGGGCAAGAAAATTACTTTGTAGAAAATAATGATGTTGAGGAGGtaaaaatggagattaaaaaaggtttgaaaatgggtacagaaaacaaaatatgttcATCTTCTTTGCTCTGTGATACGATAGCAGGTCCTAATATGCGTAAAAAACACCAAAACttgtttaaatggaaaaaagtacCCAAAAATGGAGAGCAGGAAGTTCCTAATGAATATTGCTGTCTAAGAACATCAGAGGAAGAATTACTCTATTCTACTTCTAAGGAAGGtatgaaattagttttaaaatatactttctgagttaaaagaaaatgctgcttttttttttctgtgtaggccaaatatataattttggcAAAAAAGAAGATAAGGTATAAGACAATGTTTAttgatgcatttttatttttgtataaaggGTTGTTCAAACATTAAATAATATACTGAAGTTGATGGGAACAAgtgatgacatttttaaaaggagcttTGAAATGTCCTGTTTTACTTATCTAAATATTAGGAGCCAATGGGAGGAAATATTCctgaaaaagtaatttttttatagTATTAGCATTTTATATAAAAGTTACTTTTTGCTATAACACATTGATCTTTATTTTTAGGTTGTGAAAAACCTTCACCTGAAAGACCAGCTTTTTTCTCTGAtgaatttaaggaagaaaaatttaattatttactgaAGGGAGGTAAGAGTTTTAGTTATTTTCTATAATACTTTCTAAGATGATTATTGCGTTTTTGTACTTTTAGCATGAGGAAAATATACTTAGGATgttaacaaataaatacaaagattTAATACTTTTGTAAACATTAATAATTTACTGATGCAAATTCCTATAGTTAAAAATtggctaaaaattaaaatatcatttagaaTGTAATTAGAAAATGCACTCTAAAACTGTTTAAATATTTGCAGTGATGCATTGCAATAACTATATGATAAGAtaggtgttttatatatatatatatttatatatatacacatatatctatatagataccTAATATACACATCTAATGTATGTAACATTAattagcaaaaatgaaaaaggcatTTATCTAAGTTGGATTTATGTTGATGTTACTCccaattataaatttattatcattgttttctATTCTTGAAAGATTATGAGGCTctttatatgtacattttatgtagtgattttgaaagaaattagcatcatttacatatattaacatgATTAAGACTATGGCATTTAAACTTTTGCTTACTATAAAAAATCAAACTGAAGAAAAGTTAAACAGCTAACCTTATCCTTTGCCTAAGAGGTGTTTAATATCAGAATAAGACACACTAAGTCTAACACCTGTTCTAACTTGTAGTACCAATGGGGGTGAGGTAGGAGTTGGATTAAAATTAGGGAATTATTTTCTGAATAACTACGTTTTCATTTGGTCAGAAATTGCTGGTATTACACAATAAGACTAGATCTAGAAATAATAATCATGTAGGTGAAGTATATTTACCAAAATATCTTCAGTCATGCATCATTTCTCAAAGCATTTCTCCTGGCTTCTCATCAGTA
This genomic stretch from Balaenoptera acutorostrata chromosome 12, mBalAcu1.1, whole genome shotgun sequence harbors:
- the RAD51AP2 gene encoding RAD51-associated protein 2, which codes for MSFTQRAPQVVELGEPASPLPPPDDPDSPPPRSKRPRLEEPGGVSEAGWRLPLVPRLSEAEKVWESSARPFKALLVSAKEIFDNSTDSRVEKSVGERQMCNLGCRNSRFEMKSCLWSLPSQSFDSGLKASRTSCEPGLYDREPFGVHCSDRSATEAGQLPNASIHDGQAIKNEDGKRYLLQGRDNSQEDNNCTKQTENSFLDVTFYKETKSTFHDIKNRCKADSVMPSNKKENSISASTLKISKSQTQPSMEIGKPSYFRDCSTISIPEFPTDLNSKMSSVYLKEIMKKNDKNEACVRDFTNIHWSQNRSDVKKQKLQDDKKTVDAENIFSECYGSNHQSLSNQSVRARKKDLISLHYYNHCSIKSDAMDSAKNFTIKLENANWEEAETCLDSYISTRSEKLKSWDCNIILRKNRKNCWIMDSYKTKCENMKTTGEILNLQPLLETDLLSKENYHNTEVMKTHEGKSEPLMIETLGSQKTLINIFWLKGKGENDNMLQLRCYTTQKDFHLSSIFENFITGIFYFLKSISGNQKDNNILTWYGILKCKNQIDVQNLITGNMNVNRNNDILSIYLQTSVLDLLNTILRTNIITSLLNNFDSLTIIGNDSKLEEGCIFKWVIYLNYPKNVTVKKRISSSSMTIKNIHFPIFETYEKIPLLMDFDDIDEIFLTKEISYKNRSRPERLMSVGNWVHCSPKTVKTHVKSCPQFLQIQKYINKKTYEINMQNQDLYSEGKQKHNKINRFNFKCIFEDFFNIKQQALQASHDKKHNEQTNLTTITPVLTFGDLISEIEEKKYDLILKEEVKVTAQSLTNSCQVHEDIKIEKEEKKSFYSTEGIFFVQPVSLMCKKVGVEETKYVNRNNVADRNESENIFQESELANSKHFHPKNDSSECFNLQFETHLSVGNNECFQDLSAKCLSRDALTIVNDFEMKSKFDLVLEELHMFHEISTENEILSTVETNNGQENYFVENNDVEEVKMEIKKGLKMGTENKICSSSLLCDTIAGPNMRKKHQNLFKWKKVPKNGEQEVPNEYCCLRTSEEELLYSTSKEGCEKPSPERPAFFSDEFKEEKFNYLLKGGGNFSCGISRVLPLKTCSRPIRIGLSRKAKLKRLHPYLQ